From a single Erpetoichthys calabaricus chromosome 1, fErpCal1.3, whole genome shotgun sequence genomic region:
- the LOC114668952 gene encoding gastrula zinc finger protein XlCGF26.1-like codes for MDVKEETCKAEINTMEITSINMNEEDLVGESVHPKQESLQIKDEAYELVTVGIKEEAEETSVSIETHKYKIIEHDGIKLRSESLQSDTETTEDILPVGTHDDQPPPTHQSGERDKPHCCFECGKQFCHKSSLQSHKRIHTGEKPYCCLECGKQFRESSQLQRHKRIHTGEKPYYCADCGKRFRHSYSFQRHKRIHTEEKPCCYSERGKQFSCTTTLQSHEGIHTGKKPYCCLECGKQFSCATTLQSHKRIHTGEKPYCCLECGKQFCNRGTLQSHKIIHIGEKPYSCLACGQQFYDKSSLRIHKRIHAGEKPYCCSECGKRFLRIASLETHTRIHTGEKPFCCLECGKQFRSKSNLQSHSRVHTGEKLERKKRYCCSACGKQFRDRSDLQSHTRIHTGEKPFSCWECGKRFCDRRTLQKHSRIHIEDN; via the exons atggatgtgaaagaggagacATGTAAGGCTGAAATAAACACCATGGAGATAACGAGTATAAATATGAATGAGGAGGATTTGGTAGGGGAGTCTGTTCACCCTAAACAGGAAAGTCTCCAGATTAAAGATGAGGCTTATGAACTGGTAACCGTGGGCATTAAAGAGGAGGCTGAGGAGACGTCCGTCAGCATTGAGACGCACAAATATAAAATCATTGAGCACGACGGCATCAAGTTGAGGTctgaatcattacagtctgacACAGAGACGACTGAGGATATTTTGCCTGTTGGAACTCATGATGATCAACCACCACCGACACATCAGTCTGGAGAAA GAGACAAACCTCACTGCTGTTtcgaatgtggcaaacaattctgtcACAAGAGCTCTCTTCagagccacaaaagaattcacactggagagaagccgtattgctgtttggaatgtggcaaacaattccgtGAAAGTAGTCAACTGCAgcgccacaaaagaattcacactggagagaaaccatattacTGTGCTGATTGTGGCAAACGATTCCGGCACAGTTATAGTTTTCAgcgccacaaaagaattcacacagaagAGAAGCCATGTTGTTATTCAGAACGTGGCAAACAATTCTCGTGTACCACCACTCTTCAAAGTCATGAAGGAATTCATACTGgaaagaagccatattgctgtttggaatgtggcaaacaattctcgtGTGCCACTACTCTTCagagccacaaaagaattcatactggagagaagccctattgctgtttggaatgtggcaaacaattctgtaACAGGGGTACTCTGCAAAgccacaaaataattcacattggagagaagccatatagcTGTTTAGCATGTGGCCAGCAATTCTATGACAAGAGCTCTCTTCGGATCCACAAAAGAATTCAtgctggagagaagccgtattgctgttctgaatgtggcaaacgattcttgCGTATCGCCAGTCTTGAGACCCACactagaattcacactggagagaaaccgttttgctgtttggaatgtggcaaacagttccgTAGCAAGAGTAACCTTCAGAGCCACagtagagttcacactggagagaaattGGAGAGAAAGAAGAGGTATTGCTGTTCAGCATGTGGCAAACAGTTCCGTGACAGAAGTGATCTTCAAAGCCACactagaattcacacaggagaaaagccatTTTCATGCTgggaatgtggcaaaagattctgCGACAGGAGGACTCTTCAGAAACACTCCAGAATTCACATTGAAGACAATTGA